One segment of Bradyrhizobium sp. CB2312 DNA contains the following:
- a CDS encoding NAD(P)/FAD-dependent oxidoreductase, with product MNIASPHKPLDLASAIAEADIRCLLMVLMHMTGDEKWLEPPYLPKRDIRLIPDPEAGVPREIQDEIRAAVVTLFAGGTPKPVITDPGEELLLRMMRACLGENVAPEYAPLMREEMGFVPREARWTKRPADEKLAEQHVLIVGAGVCAIALGVALGHLGIPYTIVEKNDELGGTWWINRYPGCGVDTPNHSYSYSFGSGNAWTRYFCQREELLGYLLKVADEYGIRKHLRVNTELTSSRWDESKKRWISTLKTKDGEEIFESTALVSAIGQLNDPSRAHFQGEELFKGTILHSALWSSDINVDGKHVAVIGTGATSMQLVPSIAGRVASVTVYQRSAQWARPVKGYSDPITEGARWLLAHLPFYVQWYRFNMFWRYGDGLLPFLRKDPAWPHPERAVNKGNDRHRQELTDFILSELQGRPDLIEKCVPTYPPYGKRILLDNNWFKTLRRDNVELVTDTIDRFDESGIITADGKHRPADIIVVATGFKVTEMAARLNISGRGGKDLRQAWANDNPTAFLGLTVPDFPNFFCMLGPNSGPAHGGSVIFQSECQSRYISACLAEMIERDIAAIDVRPDVLDDYVRKVDVEHEAMIWTHPGMSTYYRNSSGRVFSAMPWRFVDYWRMTHDPDLGQYRLTKA from the coding sequence ATGAACATCGCATCTCCACACAAGCCGCTCGACCTCGCCTCGGCGATTGCCGAAGCCGACATCCGCTGCCTGCTGATGGTGCTGATGCACATGACGGGCGACGAGAAATGGCTCGAGCCGCCGTACCTGCCCAAGCGCGACATCCGCCTCATCCCCGACCCCGAGGCCGGCGTGCCCCGCGAGATCCAGGACGAGATCCGTGCCGCCGTGGTGACGCTCTTTGCCGGTGGCACGCCAAAACCTGTCATTACCGATCCCGGCGAGGAGCTGCTGCTCAGGATGATGCGCGCCTGCCTCGGCGAGAACGTCGCGCCGGAATATGCGCCGCTGATGCGCGAGGAGATGGGCTTTGTGCCGCGCGAGGCGCGCTGGACCAAGCGGCCCGCCGACGAGAAGCTTGCGGAGCAGCACGTGCTGATCGTCGGCGCCGGCGTCTGCGCCATCGCGCTGGGCGTCGCGCTTGGCCATCTCGGCATCCCCTACACCATCGTCGAGAAAAACGACGAGCTCGGCGGCACCTGGTGGATCAACCGCTATCCCGGCTGCGGCGTCGACACGCCGAACCACTCCTATTCCTACTCGTTCGGCTCGGGCAATGCATGGACGCGCTATTTCTGCCAGCGCGAGGAGCTGCTCGGCTATCTGCTCAAGGTGGCCGACGAATACGGCATCCGCAAGCATCTGCGCGTCAACACCGAGCTGACCTCGTCGCGCTGGGACGAGAGCAAGAAGCGCTGGATATCCACGCTGAAGACGAAAGACGGCGAAGAGATCTTCGAATCCACCGCGCTGGTCAGCGCGATCGGCCAGCTCAATGATCCTTCGCGGGCGCACTTCCAGGGCGAAGAACTCTTCAAGGGCACGATCCTGCATTCGGCGCTGTGGTCCAGCGACATCAATGTCGACGGCAAGCATGTCGCCGTAATCGGCACCGGCGCGACCTCGATGCAGCTGGTGCCGTCGATCGCCGGCCGCGTCGCGTCAGTCACGGTCTATCAACGCAGCGCGCAATGGGCGCGGCCGGTGAAGGGCTATTCCGACCCGATCACCGAGGGCGCGCGCTGGCTGCTGGCGCATCTGCCGTTCTATGTGCAGTGGTATCGCTTCAACATGTTCTGGCGCTACGGCGACGGCCTGCTGCCGTTCCTGCGCAAGGACCCGGCCTGGCCGCATCCCGAGCGCGCCGTCAACAAGGGTAATGACCGGCACCGCCAGGAGCTGACCGATTTCATCCTGTCCGAACTGCAGGGACGGCCGGACCTGATCGAGAAATGCGTTCCGACCTATCCGCCCTACGGCAAACGCATCCTGCTCGACAACAACTGGTTCAAGACCTTGAGGCGGGACAATGTCGAGCTCGTCACCGATACGATCGACCGTTTCGACGAGAGCGGCATCATCACCGCCGACGGCAAGCACCGCCCCGCCGACATCATCGTCGTCGCCACCGGCTTCAAGGTGACGGAGATGGCCGCGCGCCTCAACATCAGCGGCCGCGGCGGCAAGGATTTGCGGCAGGCCTGGGCCAACGACAATCCGACCGCGTTCCTCGGCCTCACCGTGCCTGATTTTCCCAACTTCTTCTGCATGCTCGGCCCAAATTCCGGCCCTGCCCATGGCGGCAGCGTCATCTTCCAGTCGGAATGCCAGAGCCGCTACATCTCGGCCTGTCTCGCCGAGATGATCGAGCGCGATATTGCCGCGATCGACGTTCGCCCCGACGTGCTCGACGATTACGTTCGCAAGGTTGACGTCGAGCACGAGGCCATGATCTGGACCCATCCGGGCATGAGCACTTACTACCGCAACTCAAGTGGCCGCGTGTTTTCGGCCATGCCGTGGCGGTTCGTGGACTACTGGCGCATGACGCATGACCCCGATTTGGGGCAATATAGGCTGACGAAGGCGTAG
- a CDS encoding DsbA family protein has protein sequence MPKPIVRVYTDYKSPYAFVANKRLFELEQTHGVELEWLPYTLRIAEFMGKVEERTPHFWRKLRYAYMDARRYANAQGLVMKGPRRIYDAFYSSVGMLFAQRHGLFRTYHDTVFRKFWSHELEIDDLAAITEIITSCGGSASEFEAYVNGPARAEHDRIIDEAEALGVFGVPTMVFNGELFWGGDRIDMLIERIENPETIAAALGSRHRKPD, from the coding sequence ATGCCCAAGCCGATCGTCCGCGTCTACACCGACTACAAGAGTCCCTACGCGTTCGTGGCCAACAAGCGCCTCTTCGAACTTGAACAGACGCATGGGGTCGAGCTCGAATGGCTGCCCTACACGCTGCGTATCGCCGAGTTCATGGGCAAGGTCGAGGAGCGCACGCCGCATTTCTGGCGCAAGCTGCGCTACGCCTATATGGACGCGCGGCGCTATGCCAATGCGCAAGGGCTCGTCATGAAGGGCCCGCGGCGAATCTACGACGCCTTCTATTCCAGCGTCGGCATGCTGTTCGCGCAACGGCACGGCCTCTTCCGCACCTACCACGACACGGTGTTTCGCAAATTCTGGAGCCATGAGCTCGAGATCGACGATTTGGCCGCAATCACTGAAATCATCACCTCGTGCGGCGGCTCGGCGAGCGAATTTGAAGCCTATGTCAACGGCCCTGCCCGCGCCGAGCACGACCGCATCATCGACGAGGCCGAGGCACTTGGTGTGTTCGGCGTGCCGACCATGGTGTTCAACGGCGAGCTGTTCTGGGGCGGCGACCGCATCGACATGCTGATCGAGCGCATCGAGAACCCCGAGACGATCGCGGCGGCGCTCGGCAGCCGCCACCGCAAGCCAGATTGA
- the ald gene encoding alanine dehydrogenase, with product MRVGVPKEIKVQEYRVGLTPGAVREYVAAGNQVTVETGAGSGIGASDEVYQRAGATVAASARDIFAACDMIVKVKEPQKSEWAQLREGQILFTYLHLAPDPEQAKGLLASGCTAIAYETVTDAAGQLPLLAPMSEVAGRLAIEAAGAALKRSAGGRGLLLGGVPGVQPARLVVLGGGVVGTQAARMAAGLGAEVTVIDRSIPRLRQLDDVFLGRVRTRFSTIEAVEDEVFAADVVIGAVLVPGASAPKLVTRAMLKSMKPGAVLVDVAIDQGGCFETSHPTTHTDPTYEVDGVVHYCVANMPGAVPVTSSQAMNNATLPFGLMLASKGFAAVLENPHLRNGLNVHRGRITNKAVAESLGLEFAPVESGLAA from the coding sequence ATGCGCGTCGGTGTGCCCAAGGAGATCAAGGTGCAGGAATATCGCGTCGGGCTCACCCCGGGCGCGGTCCGTGAATATGTCGCGGCCGGGAATCAGGTCACGGTCGAGACCGGCGCCGGCAGCGGCATCGGCGCGTCCGATGAGGTTTATCAGCGGGCAGGGGCCACCGTCGCCGCGAGCGCGCGCGACATCTTCGCCGCATGCGACATGATCGTGAAGGTGAAGGAGCCGCAGAAGAGCGAATGGGCCCAGCTGCGCGAAGGCCAGATCCTGTTCACTTACCTGCATCTTGCGCCGGATCCTGAACAGGCCAAGGGCTTGCTGGCTTCCGGCTGTACGGCGATCGCCTATGAAACCGTCACCGACGCGGCCGGTCAGCTCCCCTTGCTGGCGCCGATGAGCGAAGTCGCCGGCCGCCTCGCGATCGAGGCCGCTGGCGCCGCGCTCAAGCGATCCGCGGGCGGTCGCGGACTGCTGCTGGGCGGCGTGCCCGGTGTGCAGCCGGCGCGCCTCGTCGTGCTCGGCGGCGGTGTGGTCGGAACGCAGGCCGCGCGCATGGCTGCGGGTCTTGGCGCCGAAGTCACGGTGATCGATCGCTCAATTCCACGCCTGCGCCAGCTGGATGACGTCTTTCTCGGGCGAGTCCGCACCCGCTTTTCGACCATCGAGGCGGTCGAGGACGAGGTGTTCGCCGCCGACGTCGTGATCGGCGCCGTGCTGGTGCCGGGTGCCAGCGCGCCGAAGCTCGTCACGCGCGCGATGCTGAAATCCATGAAGCCGGGTGCGGTGCTGGTCGACGTCGCGATCGACCAGGGCGGCTGCTTCGAGACCTCGCATCCGACCACGCACACCGATCCGACCTACGAAGTCGACGGCGTCGTGCACTACTGCGTCGCCAACATGCCGGGCGCGGTGCCGGTGACCTCCAGCCAGGCGATGAACAACGCGACGCTGCCGTTCGGCCTGATGCTCGCGAGCAAGGGCTTTGCGGCGGTGCTGGAGAATCCGCATCTGCGCAATGGGCTGAACGTGCATCGCGGCCGCATCACCAACAAGGCGGTGGCGGAGAGCCTCGGGCTCGAGTTTGCTCCGGTGGAGAGCGGGCTCGCGGCTTAG
- a CDS encoding Lrp/AsnC family transcriptional regulator produces MALDRKDLAILAELTTNARASHTELANKVGLSSTALARRQKALEDDGYIQAYQAALDLNQFGLTTTVLVRIALESQSDEALKAFEAEVVKCPSVVRCFLMSGTDDYILIVLARDIQDFERIHRTELSRLPRVARVQSSFALREIVNRAVPTVVFGEAKR; encoded by the coding sequence TTGGCCCTCGACCGGAAAGATCTCGCCATCCTCGCGGAACTCACCACCAATGCGCGGGCCAGCCACACCGAGCTCGCCAACAAGGTCGGGCTATCCAGCACCGCGCTGGCGCGGCGGCAGAAGGCGCTGGAGGACGACGGCTACATCCAGGCCTACCAGGCCGCGCTCGATCTCAACCAGTTCGGCCTCACCACCACCGTGCTGGTCCGCATCGCGCTGGAGAGCCAAAGCGACGAGGCGCTGAAGGCGTTCGAGGCCGAGGTGGTGAAATGCCCCTCCGTCGTGCGCTGCTTCCTGATGTCGGGCACCGACGACTACATCCTGATCGTGCTCGCCCGCGACATCCAGGATTTCGAGCGCATCCATCGCACCGAGTTGTCGCGCCTGCCGCGCGTCGCGCGGGTGCAATCGAGCTTTGCGCTCCGCGAAATCGTCAACCGCGCCGTGCCGACGGTGGTGTTCGGCGAGGCGAAGCGGTAG
- a CDS encoding Orn/Lys/Arg decarboxylase N-terminal domain-containing protein has product MDYFKRFNFLFAAPAFDADDLEGLRFNQIIEEIQRSGFEVVRARKLEDAEIAVQTDAAIGCMVVDWGKKGLEGRTSALINLMRRRGLDFPIILLIRRKRFEDLPVEVLDFIDGYVFLSEETPTFIAKNLISRLKQYAETLKTPFFGALVDYAEEGNQLWTCPGHNGGVFYNRSPIGRVFVEHLGESVFRDDLDNSVLDLGDLLTHEGPALKAQKEAAQIFGAEKTYFVLNGTSTSNKVALGALVTDGDLVLFDRNNHKAAHHGALMINGGIPVYVPTVRNAWGLIGPMRWDLLDEKALREAIRNHPLVTDRDAWRKERPFRVAVVEQCTYDGSIHSAEMILKRIGHLCEYILFDEAWAGFMKFHPLYAGRFAMGLTNLPPEAPGIIATQSTHKQLASFSQASQIHIKDRHIRGQKRRVEHRRFNESFMQHASTSPFYPLFASLDVGAQMMKGRSGEVLWDDTIRLGIELRKKVRAMRREFEEKEQNPDRRWFFEPFVPDRVAIPDVSRPGAAHNVAWESLSTDELATNPALWQLSPDTNWHGFPNLAEGFAITDPNKLTLLTPGFDRTTGAYAEHGIPAPVVAQYLRENRIVPEKNDLNSLLFLLTPGVEASKAGTLISGLVAFKKLHDDNALLADVIPEFYQRRQARYAGVRLRDLCADMHRFFRAADVSALQARQFMPEHMPEIAMSPRDAARYLFKNDVDYLPIEAIAGRIATTPFVVYPPGIATIVPGERLTERAKPMVDYLKMFETCFNTFPGFDVEIQGVYKEIDAQGRIGLYTYVVAE; this is encoded by the coding sequence ATGGACTATTTCAAGCGCTTCAACTTCCTGTTCGCCGCACCTGCGTTCGACGCCGACGACCTCGAGGGTCTCCGCTTCAACCAGATCATTGAGGAGATCCAGCGCTCCGGCTTCGAGGTGGTCCGGGCCCGCAAGCTGGAAGACGCCGAGATCGCGGTGCAGACCGATGCCGCGATCGGCTGCATGGTGGTGGACTGGGGCAAGAAGGGCCTGGAAGGCAGGACCTCGGCCCTGATCAACCTGATGCGGCGCCGCGGCCTCGACTTCCCGATCATCCTCTTGATCCGGCGCAAGCGCTTCGAGGACCTGCCGGTCGAGGTGCTCGACTTCATCGACGGCTATGTCTTTCTCTCCGAGGAGACGCCGACCTTCATCGCCAAGAACCTGATCAGCCGGCTCAAGCAATATGCCGAGACGCTGAAGACGCCGTTCTTCGGCGCCCTCGTCGACTATGCCGAGGAAGGCAACCAGCTCTGGACCTGCCCGGGTCACAACGGCGGCGTGTTCTACAACCGCAGCCCGATCGGCCGGGTCTTCGTCGAGCATCTAGGCGAATCCGTGTTCCGCGACGACCTCGACAATTCGGTGCTCGATCTCGGCGACCTCCTCACCCATGAGGGGCCGGCGCTGAAGGCGCAGAAGGAAGCCGCGCAGATCTTCGGCGCGGAAAAAACCTATTTCGTGCTCAACGGCACCTCGACCTCGAACAAGGTCGCGCTCGGCGCCCTCGTCACCGACGGCGACCTCGTGCTGTTCGACCGCAACAACCACAAGGCCGCCCATCACGGCGCGCTGATGATCAATGGCGGCATCCCGGTCTATGTCCCGACCGTCCGCAACGCCTGGGGCCTGATCGGCCCGATGCGGTGGGACCTGCTCGACGAGAAGGCCTTGCGCGAGGCGATCCGCAATCATCCACTGGTGACCGACAGGGACGCCTGGCGGAAGGAGCGGCCGTTCCGCGTCGCCGTGGTCGAGCAGTGCACCTATGATGGCTCGATCCATAGCGCCGAGATGATCCTGAAGCGCATCGGCCATCTCTGCGAATACATCCTGTTCGACGAGGCCTGGGCCGGCTTCATGAAATTCCACCCGCTCTATGCCGGCCGATTCGCCATGGGCCTCACCAACCTTCCGCCCGAGGCGCCCGGCATCATCGCGACGCAGTCGACCCACAAGCAGCTCGCGAGCTTCTCGCAGGCCTCGCAGATCCACATCAAGGACCGCCACATCCGCGGCCAGAAGCGGCGCGTCGAGCACCGTCGTTTCAACGAAAGCTTCATGCAGCACGCCTCGACCTCGCCGTTCTACCCGCTGTTCGCCTCGCTCGACGTTGGCGCGCAGATGATGAAGGGCCGCTCCGGCGAGGTACTCTGGGACGACACGATCCGCCTCGGCATCGAGCTGCGCAAGAAAGTCCGCGCGATGCGCCGGGAGTTCGAGGAAAAGGAGCAGAATCCGGACCGGCGCTGGTTCTTCGAACCCTTCGTGCCGGATCGCGTCGCCATTCCCGACGTCAGCCGTCCCGGCGCCGCGCACAACGTCGCCTGGGAGTCGCTCTCCACCGACGAGCTCGCCACCAATCCCGCGCTCTGGCAGCTCTCGCCCGATACAAACTGGCACGGCTTCCCCAATCTCGCTGAAGGCTTCGCCATCACCGACCCGAACAAGCTGACGCTGCTGACCCCCGGCTTCGACCGCACGACCGGTGCCTATGCCGAGCACGGCATCCCCGCGCCCGTCGTCGCACAATATCTGCGCGAGAACCGCATCGTCCCCGAGAAGAACGACCTCAACTCCCTGCTCTTCCTGCTCACCCCCGGCGTCGAGGCGAGCAAGGCCGGCACGCTGATCTCCGGCCTCGTCGCCTTCAAGAAGCTGCATGACGACAATGCACTGCTGGCCGACGTCATCCCGGAGTTCTACCAGCGGCGGCAGGCGCGCTATGCCGGCGTGCGGTTGCGCGATCTCTGCGCCGACATGCACCGCTTCTTCCGCGCCGCCGACGTCAGTGCGCTCCAGGCCCGGCAGTTCATGCCCGAGCATATGCCCGAGATCGCGATGTCACCCCGCGATGCCGCACGCTATCTGTTCAAGAACGACGTCGACTATCTGCCGATCGAGGCGATCGCGGGCCGCATCGCCACCACGCCCTTCGTGGTCTACCCGCCCGGCATCGCCACCATCGTGCCCGGCGAGCGGCTGACGGAACGGGCCAAACCCATGGTGGATTATCTCAAGATGTTCGAGACCTGCTTCAACACGTTCCCCGGTTTCGATGTGGAAATCCAGGGCGTCTACAAGGAGATCGATGCGCAGGGACGTATCGGGCTCTATACTTACGTCGTTGCCGAGTAG
- a CDS encoding GNAT family N-acetyltransferase: MNETAVRASEEPVLVRPSRESDVEAMLAIYRHHVRNGVPRDVEGTGAPEPDDLRDRRKNLKQTRLPHLVATWRGEVVGYAYAVLFRKRPAYRYTAKHSIYVHHEHLGRGVGRLLLGELIDACAAAGFRQMIGYIDADNAPSLALHEKFGFVRAGLLCGVAYRHGHWSDTVMVQRSLGAGATSPPSLTAPGR; the protein is encoded by the coding sequence ATGAACGAAACAGCTGTGCGCGCGAGTGAAGAACCTGTCCTGGTCAGGCCGTCACGCGAGAGCGATGTCGAGGCGATGCTGGCGATCTACCGCCATCACGTCCGCAACGGCGTGCCGCGCGACGTCGAGGGAACCGGCGCCCCGGAGCCGGACGATTTGCGCGACCGTCGCAAGAATTTGAAGCAGACCCGCCTGCCGCACCTGGTCGCGACCTGGCGCGGCGAGGTCGTCGGCTACGCCTATGCAGTGCTATTTCGCAAGCGGCCGGCCTATCGCTACACCGCCAAGCACTCGATCTATGTCCACCACGAGCATCTCGGCCGCGGGGTCGGACGGCTCTTGCTCGGCGAATTGATCGACGCCTGCGCCGCGGCCGGCTTCCGCCAGATGATCGGCTATATCGATGCCGACAATGCGCCCTCGCTGGCGCTGCACGAGAAGTTCGGCTTCGTGCGCGCCGGCCTGCTCTGCGGCGTCGCCTATCGCCACGGCCATTGGTCCGACACCGTCATGGTGCAGCGCTCGCTCGGCGCGGGCGCAACCTCTCCGCCGTCGCTCACGGCACCCGGACGCTAA
- a CDS encoding flagellar basal body protein, with protein sequence MSILSIATSGLSAASLRVNVAASNIANVNTTGPLPASGGPSTAASSGIAPTYPTAYVPLRVDQVSQSSGSAPGGTIATVSAVSPSYTAQSDPSAPFANQDGLVAAPNVDLANEFAQLATAKYSFIANAKVIQAYAETEDTLLDIKT encoded by the coding sequence ATGAGCATACTCTCGATTGCGACATCCGGACTTTCTGCGGCGAGCCTGCGCGTGAACGTGGCCGCCAGCAATATCGCCAACGTCAACACGACCGGGCCGCTTCCAGCATCAGGCGGACCGAGCACAGCGGCCAGCTCGGGCATTGCTCCGACGTATCCTACCGCTTATGTGCCGCTGCGCGTCGATCAGGTCTCCCAATCGAGCGGCTCGGCGCCCGGCGGTACGATCGCGACCGTGTCGGCGGTTTCGCCAAGCTATACCGCGCAATCCGACCCGAGCGCTCCCTTCGCAAATCAGGATGGCCTGGTCGCCGCACCGAATGTCGATCTCGCCAATGAGTTCGCTCAGCTGGCGACAGCAAAGTACAGCTTCATTGCCAACGCGAAGGTCATTCAAGCCTACGCCGAGACGGAAGACACGCTCCTCGATATCAAGACGTGA
- a CDS encoding hydroxyacid dehydrogenase encodes MSVNSKRVFYVKYLANPIYIDILKARPDVRLDRIENESPEDFYAPIVSAAHVYQIGAARDELAPHFHVDAALLKRTPNLLLVSSNGAGFDPVDVEACTDAGVLVVNQSGGNAHSVAEHALAMMLTLSKRIIQSDRRLRRESNVNRNELVGNEIEHKTVGIIGLGNVGKRIAALCKGLLGMKVLAYDPYLSAEVMAERGGEKVELDELLRRADFVSISCPLDKRSRNMISTREFALMQPHAYFITTARGFIHDEDALLQALRDKRIAGAGLDVWSKEPPPPEHPLLQLDNVLASPHTAGVTIEARQNMGRIAAEQVLETLDGKRPPRIINPEVWPRYVERFKQAFGVTPR; translated from the coding sequence ATGTCCGTCAACAGCAAGCGCGTCTTCTACGTCAAGTATCTGGCCAATCCGATCTATATCGACATCCTGAAGGCGCGGCCCGACGTCCGGCTCGATCGCATCGAGAACGAAAGCCCCGAGGACTTTTACGCGCCGATCGTGAGCGCAGCCCATGTCTACCAGATCGGCGCGGCCCGCGACGAACTGGCTCCGCACTTCCATGTCGACGCCGCCCTCCTGAAGCGCACGCCGAACCTCCTGCTCGTCTCCAGCAATGGCGCCGGCTTCGATCCGGTCGACGTCGAGGCCTGCACGGATGCGGGTGTCCTGGTCGTCAACCAGTCCGGCGGCAACGCCCATTCCGTTGCCGAGCACGCGCTGGCGATGATGCTGACCTTGTCCAAGCGCATCATCCAGTCCGACCGCAGGCTCCGCAGGGAGTCCAACGTCAACCGCAACGAGCTCGTCGGCAACGAGATCGAGCACAAAACCGTCGGCATCATCGGTCTCGGCAATGTCGGCAAGAGGATTGCCGCGCTGTGCAAGGGCCTGCTCGGCATGAAGGTGCTGGCCTACGACCCGTATTTATCGGCCGAGGTGATGGCCGAGCGGGGCGGGGAGAAGGTCGAGCTCGACGAGCTCCTGCGCCGCGCCGATTTCGTCTCGATCTCCTGCCCGCTGGACAAGCGCAGCCGCAACATGATCAGCACGCGCGAATTCGCGCTGATGCAGCCGCACGCCTATTTCATCACCACGGCGCGCGGCTTCATCCACGATGAGGATGCGCTGCTCCAGGCCTTGCGCGACAAGCGCATTGCCGGCGCCGGCCTCGACGTCTGGTCCAAGGAGCCGCCGCCGCCGGAGCATCCTCTGCTCCAATTGGACAATGTGCTGGCAAGCCCGCACACCGCCGGCGTCACCATCGAGGCGCGTCAGAACATGGGCCGCATCGCCGCCGAGCAGGTGCTCGAGACGCTCGACGGCAAGCGCCCGCCTCGCATCATCAATCCCGAAGTCTGGCCGCGCTATGTCGAGCGCTTCAAGCAGGCTTTTGGCGTGACGCCGAGGTAG
- a CDS encoding thiamine pyrophosphate-binding protein produces MATAEQQAQAAQGSGDKSWHGIVLQTLKRNEISLIPYVPDRVLTPLIKNLHADPFFTTFATAREEEAVGIVSGAWMGGQRGAVLMQTSGFATLANVLASLAVPYQIPLIMFVSERGTLGEFNYGQSLVCRTMRPVLDSLAMEHHTITRLDELEFIADRSIKQAVTTQAPVALILNPLLTGGKVFDK; encoded by the coding sequence ATGGCGACTGCAGAACAGCAGGCCCAGGCAGCACAGGGGTCCGGCGACAAGAGCTGGCACGGCATCGTCCTGCAGACCCTGAAGCGGAACGAGATCAGCCTCATCCCTTACGTGCCCGACCGCGTGCTGACGCCGCTGATCAAGAATTTGCACGCCGATCCCTTCTTCACGACCTTCGCCACCGCCCGCGAGGAGGAGGCCGTCGGCATCGTCTCCGGTGCCTGGATGGGCGGACAACGCGGCGCGGTGCTGATGCAGACCTCAGGCTTCGCCACGCTCGCCAACGTACTCGCTTCGCTCGCGGTACCCTACCAGATCCCGCTGATCATGTTCGTGTCCGAGCGCGGCACGCTCGGCGAGTTCAATTACGGCCAGTCGCTGGTCTGCCGCACCATGCGCCCGGTTCTGGATTCGCTCGCGATGGAGCACCACACCATCACCCGGCTCGACGAGCTCGAATTCATCGCCGACCGCTCGATCAAGCAGGCCGTCACGACGCAGGCGCCGGTGGCGCTGATCCTCAACCCGCTGCTCACCGGCGGCAAGGTTTTCGACAAGTGA
- a CDS encoding thiamine pyrophosphate-dependent enzyme — translation MDNRNTKVMNRFDVTSRLIAKLKHEEAVIGGIGNTNFDLWAAGHRPQNFYMLGSMGLAFPIALGVALAQPDRRVFALEGDGSLLMQLGALSTIAALKPKNLIMIVMDNGIYQITGAQPTPAASVADIVGIATASGLANSAWAADEDDFERLVDEAMSRSEPSLIAVRIDDKPGVGTTRRDPVQIRERFMHGLGVREPL, via the coding sequence ATGGACAATCGCAATACCAAGGTCATGAACCGCTTCGACGTCACCTCGCGCCTGATCGCAAAGCTCAAGCACGAGGAAGCCGTGATCGGCGGCATCGGCAACACCAATTTCGATCTCTGGGCCGCCGGCCATCGCCCGCAGAATTTCTACATGCTGGGCAGCATGGGCCTCGCCTTCCCGATCGCGCTTGGCGTCGCGCTGGCGCAGCCAGACCGCCGCGTCTTCGCACTCGAAGGCGATGGCTCGCTGTTGATGCAGCTCGGCGCGCTCTCGACCATTGCGGCGTTGAAGCCGAAGAACCTCATCATGATCGTGATGGATAACGGCATCTACCAGATCACCGGCGCGCAACCGACGCCGGCTGCGAGTGTGGCCGACATCGTCGGCATCGCCACCGCTTCGGGGCTAGCCAACAGCGCCTGGGCCGCAGACGAGGACGATTTCGAGCGCCTGGTCGACGAGGCAATGTCCCGCTCCGAGCCCAGCCTGATTGCGGTGCGCATCGACGACAAGCCGGGGGTTGGCACCACCCGGCGCGACCCCGTGCAGATCCGGGAGCGCTTCATGCACGGCCTCGGCGTGCGCGAGCCACTTTAA
- a CDS encoding VanZ family protein, producing the protein MSILVRLFAWLLAAAVTFATLGPPTLRPHSDLGQDGEHGLAFVLVGLAFGVAYRNRRGAVTAIAVALIGVLELMQLWAPGRHARLEDFLVDAGAACIGFALAAAADWALARLRAGPTLTSQGPAE; encoded by the coding sequence ATGTCCATTCTTGTTCGCCTGTTCGCCTGGCTTCTTGCGGCCGCCGTTACCTTTGCGACCCTGGGACCGCCGACCCTGCGGCCGCATTCCGACCTCGGGCAGGACGGCGAGCATGGCCTCGCCTTCGTCCTGGTCGGGCTGGCCTTTGGCGTCGCTTACAGGAACCGCCGCGGAGCCGTTACCGCTATCGCAGTGGCCCTGATCGGCGTGCTCGAACTGATGCAGTTGTGGGCACCGGGACGGCATGCACGGCTTGAAGATTTCCTGGTCGATGCCGGCGCGGCCTGCATCGGCTTTGCCCTCGCCGCCGCAGCCGATTGGGCGCTCGCGCGCCTTCGCGCTGGTCCCACCCTGACAAGCCAAGGCCCCGCGGAGTGA
- a CDS encoding DUF1236 domain-containing protein codes for MKTRLAISLAAASLLASSAAFAQSTTEQGARDGARAGGDIGGPVGAMVGGTVGAAVGAGLEIPNAVLGGIPRDDSVVIHERVVVGEPLPPTVVLRPVPNYTEYRYAVVNDRRVIVEPRTRRVVKIID; via the coding sequence ATGAAGACCCGTCTTGCGATTTCGTTGGCTGCCGCGTCGCTGCTGGCGTCTAGCGCAGCCTTTGCCCAGTCGACGACCGAACAGGGCGCCAGGGACGGCGCGCGTGCGGGCGGCGACATCGGCGGACCGGTCGGCGCGATGGTCGGCGGCACCGTCGGCGCGGCCGTCGGCGCCGGTCTCGAAATTCCGAATGCAGTGCTGGGCGGAATCCCCCGCGATGACTCTGTCGTGATCCATGAGCGCGTCGTGGTCGGCGAACCGCTGCCCCCGACCGTGGTGCTGCGCCCGGTGCCGAACTACACCGAGTATCGCTACGCGGTCGTGAACGATCGCCGCGTGATCGTCGAGCCGCGCACGCGCCGCGTGGTCAAGATCATCGATTGA